Within the Peptococcaceae bacterium genome, the region TAAGTGGTTTATGTGTCATTGAATGATGAACGCCTGTTCCCGAAATTAGCTTTCTTGATCAAATCTTAACGCGCTGCATTTAATAGGCGCAATTTATATTTCCTATTGTATTTATAATTGATACTTATTAATATTATTATTGATGATGGATACGGTCCTTTGTCGTAATTTCCCCCGGGCAAGAGCAGTTGAAACCAGCATTGGCCCTGATGTTCTTCAGCATTCTTTGTGGAGGGATTGTTATGGAACTGCACCAGCTTGAATATGTCCTGGCGGTCGCCCAATACCAGAGTTTTACCCGGGCGGCGGAAGAAATCAATATTTCCCAGTCCTCTCTCTCCCAGCAGATCAGCAAGCTGGAAAACGAACTGGGAATAAAACTGTTTGAGAGAACAACGCGAACCGTTCATCTCACGCCGGCCGGGGACGAGTTTGTGCTCCACGCCAAGCGCATCATGGCGGAAATCAATGCGACCAAGCGGACCATCCAGGAATACCTGTCCATCGAACGCGGCAACATCAACCTGGGGGTGTTTCCGGTCATAGGCCACTTCCAGCTCACATCGTTGCTGGCCTCATTTCAGAACAATTTTCCCCGGGTGAAACTCCAATTAATAGAGGCGGAATGCGAGAACCTCCTGAACCTGCTTAAGGAATCGAAGATTGATGCCGCCCTGTTAAGTGAAATGGACTCAGACTCGTTCATCACTTACCACCGCCTGATCAATGACGAGATTGTGCTGGTGACCAGCAGCCTGCACCCGTTGGCCACCCGCCAGGCGATCGACCTCAGGGAGTTGTCGAAAGAAAAATTCATTATTGTCCCGCCGACCTCCGGCCTGTATAAGAACTTCGCTGGCGCCTGCCGCAAAGCTGGCTTTGAGCCAGAGGTCCTCTACCACTGCACGCAGGTAACCACCACCCTGGGCCTGGTGCGGGAAAACCTCGGCGTGGCCGTGTTGTCTTCCCAGGTGGCCATGAAATACCTGCATTTAGGCCTGTCAATTGTCCGGCTCATGCCTACCGTTCCCCGGAGGATTTCACTTGCCGTGCCCAAAAACGCGCACTTGACGCCAACCCTGAAGGTGTTCATAAAATTCGCCCAGCAATGGGCGAACTTAAAAAGCAGCGAAAAGCTTGCTCCTGCAGCTAAAACAATCTGAACGGCGAAAATGCTTATTGGGCAGGTCTGTTCTGTCGCCGGGCATTAAGTTGAGCCGTCTTTTCCATCTTTTCCTGTTTCGTTTCGGTCCGGCTCGTTACACTCAGTTTCTGTTTTCAGAGGCACGGTTTTCACACACGGTTTGAGCTAATTGCTATGTTCAGGGGGCCAAACAGCACAAGCGTTGAAAGGAACGCAA harbors:
- a CDS encoding LysR family transcriptional regulator; its protein translation is MELHQLEYVLAVAQYQSFTRAAEEINISQSSLSQQISKLENELGIKLFERTTRTVHLTPAGDEFVLHAKRIMAEINATKRTIQEYLSIERGNINLGVFPVIGHFQLTSLLASFQNNFPRVKLQLIEAECENLLNLLKESKIDAALLSEMDSDSFITYHRLINDEIVLVTSSLHPLATRQAIDLRELSKEKFIIVPPTSGLYKNFAGACRKAGFEPEVLYHCTQVTTTLGLVRENLGVAVLSSQVAMKYLHLGLSIVRLMPTVPRRISLAVPKNAHLTPTLKVFIKFAQQWANLKSSEKLAPAAKTI